The following coding sequences are from one uncultured Bacteroides sp. window:
- a CDS encoding RnfABCDGE type electron transport complex subunit D, giving the protein MDKKLIVSLSPHIHNGDSVEKNMYGVLLALLPAFIVSLIYFGLGALIVTATSVLACLFFEWGISKYLMKSPSSIADGSAAITGVLLAFNLPSNLPIWIIIIGALFAIGVGKMSFGGLGNNPFNPALAGRVFLLLSFPVQMTTWPKLGQLASYIDAETAATPLSIMKGVIKGAPGFSLDQLPDSFSLFIGHNGGCLGEVSAAALLIGLIYMLMKKIITWHIPVSIFVTVAVFSGIMHLVNPAIYVSPITQLLSGGLMLGAVFMATDYVTSPMTNKGMLIYGVSIGILTVVIRLFGAYPEGMSFAILIMNAFTPLINTYCKPKRFGEVAKKK; this is encoded by the coding sequence ATGGATAAAAAATTAATAGTATCGCTTTCTCCTCACATCCATAATGGAGATAGTGTTGAAAAAAACATGTACGGAGTGCTTTTAGCTCTTCTACCTGCTTTTATTGTCTCCCTAATCTATTTCGGGTTGGGAGCTCTTATTGTAACAGCTACCTCTGTACTTGCCTGCCTGTTCTTTGAATGGGGCATCAGCAAGTATCTTATGAAAAGTCCTTCTAGCATTGCTGATGGGTCAGCAGCTATCACAGGCGTTTTATTGGCTTTCAACCTGCCATCCAACTTGCCTATATGGATCATCATTATAGGTGCTTTGTTTGCTATCGGTGTAGGTAAAATGTCTTTTGGAGGATTAGGAAACAACCCTTTTAACCCTGCTTTGGCGGGACGAGTATTCCTTTTGCTCTCTTTTCCGGTGCAGATGACCACTTGGCCAAAACTTGGACAGCTAGCCTCTTATATCGATGCTGAAACAGCCGCTACTCCTCTTTCTATTATGAAAGGAGTTATTAAAGGAGCACCCGGTTTTTCACTTGATCAGTTGCCCGATTCTTTCAGTCTTTTCATCGGTCATAATGGCGGATGTCTGGGAGAAGTCAGTGCGGCAGCGTTGCTCATTGGTTTGATCTATATGTTGATGAAGAAAATCATCACCTGGCATATACCCGTATCTATCTTTGTTACAGTAGCCGTTTTCTCAGGTATCATGCATTTGGTAAATCCTGCCATTTACGTATCACCTATTACACAGTTACTTTCCGGAGGATTAATGTTGGGAGCTGTCTTCATGGCAACAGACTATGTTACTTCACCGATGACCAATAAAGGTATGCTTATTTATGGAGTATCTATCGGTATCCTGACAGTTGTAATTCGTCTTTTTGGAGCTTATCCCGAAGGAATGTCATTTGCCATTCTGATTATGAATGCTTTTACTCCGTTAATTAATACTTATTGCAAACCTAAACGCTTTGGGGAGGTGGCAAAAAAGAAATGA
- the rsxA gene encoding electron transport complex subunit RsxA: MEYILIFISAVFVNNIVLSQFLGICPFLGVSKKVETAMGMSAAVAFVLTIATIVTFLIQKFVLDAFGLQYLQTITFILVIAALVQMVEIILKKVSPALYQALGVFLPLITTNCCILGVAILVIQKDFNLLTGVVYAFSTAIGFGLALVLFAGLREQMSLVKLPKGMEGTPIALITAGLLAMAFMGFSGVV, encoded by the coding sequence ATGGAATATATATTGATATTCATTTCAGCTGTTTTCGTCAACAACATCGTGTTGTCGCAGTTCCTGGGTATCTGCCCGTTCTTGGGAGTATCTAAGAAAGTAGAAACAGCTATGGGTATGAGTGCTGCCGTAGCTTTTGTGCTTACCATCGCTACCATTGTGACCTTTTTGATACAGAAATTTGTTCTCGATGCCTTTGGTTTACAATATCTTCAAACCATCACCTTCATACTCGTTATTGCCGCTCTGGTACAGATGGTAGAAATCATCTTGAAGAAAGTTTCTCCTGCCCTTTATCAGGCACTCGGAGTGTTCTTACCTTTGATCACAACTAACTGTTGTATTTTGGGTGTAGCCATCTTGGTTATTCAGAAAGACTTTAATCTGCTAACCGGAGTTGTTTATGCATTCTCTACTGCCATAGGTTTTGGTTTGGCATTAGTACTTTTTGCCGGTTTACGTGAACAAATGAGTTTGGTGAAATTGCCAAAAGGAATGGAAGGAACCCCGATAGCCTTGATTACAGCCGGTTTATTGGCTATGGCATTTATGGGCTTCTCAGGAGTAGTATAG
- the thiD gene encoding bifunctional hydroxymethylpyrimidine kinase/phosphomethylpyrimidine kinase, whose protein sequence is MKQYKRVLTIAGSDPSGGAGVQADLKTMSACGCYGMSAITAVVDENTVGVYGVHPIPVSFVRGQISSVLDDVGADAIKIGMLHSSELIRGVREVLGKYDIRNIVLDPVMVATSGDSLLQDEAIETLKKELIPFVRVITPNIPEAEILLGKKISSQKELPQVARSLSCEGQVSVLLKAGHLSDEELIDVFYNAEEDEVIELSSKRIATKNTHGTGCTLSSAVASFLAHQLSLNDAVRAGKEYITHAIEAGAAYEIGKGHGPVHHFHAFWE, encoded by the coding sequence ATGAAACAATACAAACGTGTGCTTACCATTGCCGGAAGTGACCCTAGCGGTGGGGCCGGCGTACAAGCTGATTTAAAAACAATGTCGGCATGTGGCTGTTACGGAATGTCTGCCATAACGGCTGTGGTCGACGAGAACACTGTGGGGGTGTATGGTGTACATCCCATCCCGGTCTCTTTTGTGCGGGGACAAATTTCTTCGGTGCTTGATGATGTGGGTGCGGATGCGATCAAGATAGGCATGTTGCACTCTTCGGAACTAATACGAGGGGTACGGGAAGTATTAGGCAAGTATGACATACGAAATATCGTATTAGATCCGGTGATGGTGGCAACTTCGGGCGATAGTCTGCTACAGGATGAGGCTATTGAGACGTTGAAAAAGGAACTAATTCCTTTTGTAAGGGTGATTACTCCTAATATTCCTGAAGCGGAAATCTTATTAGGAAAGAAAATTAGTTCTCAGAAAGAATTGCCTCAGGTAGCCAGAAGTTTGTCGTGCGAGGGACAGGTATCGGTCTTGCTCAAAGCGGGACATTTATCGGATGAGGAGTTAATTGATGTGTTCTACAATGCGGAGGAAGATGAAGTGATAGAGCTTTCTTCAAAGAGAATAGCCACAAAAAACACACATGGTACCGGTTGCACGTTATCGTCGGCTGTGGCTTCGTTTCTGGCTCATCAGCTCTCGTTGAACGATGCTGTAAGAGCGGGAAAAGAGTACATCACTCACGCCATTGAAGCGGGTGCGGCTTACGAGATAGGTAAAGGACACGGCCCTGTGCACCATTTCCATGCTTTTTGGGAATAA
- the rsxC gene encoding electron transport complex subunit RsxC — translation MLKTFSIGGIHPQENKLSAHQAIITANVPEKAVILLGQHIGAPAKPIVAKGDVVKVGTKIAEANGFVSAAVHSSVSGKVVKIDSIVDASGYAKPAILIDVEGDEWEESIDRSVTLARECNLSSEEIVKKIADAGIVGLGGACFPTQVKLCPPPSFKAECLIINAVECEPYLTADHQLMLERAEEIMVGVSLLMKAIKVNKAFIGIENNKPDAIKLMTKVGASYAGVSIVPLKVKYPQGGEKQLIDAIIARQVASGALPISAGAVVQNVGTAFAVYEAVQKNKPLIERVITVTGKSVAKPSNFMARIGTPMKQLIEACGGLPEDTGKIIGGGPMMGKALVNTDVPTAKGSSGILIMPQKEAKRGEVRNCIRCSKCVSVCPMGLEPYLLGALAEHVDFERMEKEKIMDCIECGSCQFTCPTNRPLLDYCRLGKSKVGGMIRARQAK, via the coding sequence ATGTTGAAGACATTTTCAATTGGTGGAATTCATCCACAAGAAAATAAACTTTCAGCGCATCAGGCTATTATAACAGCCAATGTTCCCGAGAAAGCAGTCATTTTGTTGGGGCAACACATTGGTGCTCCTGCCAAACCGATTGTAGCCAAAGGGGATGTCGTAAAAGTTGGTACTAAAATAGCCGAAGCTAATGGATTCGTTTCTGCTGCGGTACACTCTTCTGTGAGTGGAAAAGTAGTAAAGATAGATTCAATCGTTGATGCGAGCGGATATGCTAAACCTGCCATTCTCATTGATGTAGAAGGAGATGAGTGGGAAGAATCTATTGATCGTAGTGTTACTCTGGCACGCGAGTGCAATCTAAGCTCAGAAGAGATCGTAAAAAAGATTGCAGATGCTGGTATTGTGGGACTTGGAGGAGCTTGTTTCCCAACTCAGGTAAAGTTATGTCCGCCTCCTTCTTTTAAAGCTGAATGCTTAATCATTAATGCTGTAGAGTGTGAACCTTACCTTACTGCCGACCATCAGTTAATGCTGGAACGTGCAGAAGAGATCATGGTAGGTGTTTCTCTTTTGATGAAAGCGATTAAAGTAAACAAGGCCTTCATCGGTATTGAGAACAACAAACCTGATGCTATTAAATTAATGACAAAAGTTGGCGCCAGCTATGCAGGTGTCAGTATTGTTCCTCTGAAAGTGAAATATCCTCAAGGAGGTGAAAAGCAGCTAATTGATGCTATCATAGCACGCCAAGTAGCTAGTGGAGCACTTCCTATTTCAGCCGGAGCGGTTGTGCAGAATGTGGGTACTGCATTTGCTGTTTACGAAGCTGTGCAGAAAAACAAACCTCTGATAGAACGTGTCATCACAGTGACCGGGAAATCTGTTGCAAAACCTTCTAATTTCATGGCCCGTATCGGTACTCCGATGAAACAGCTCATTGAGGCTTGTGGCGGTTTACCCGAAGATACCGGTAAGATTATCGGTGGTGGTCCTATGATGGGAAAAGCATTGGTTAATACCGATGTACCAACTGCCAAAGGTAGCTCGGGAATTCTTATTATGCCTCAAAAAGAAGCTAAACGAGGAGAAGTACGCAACTGCATACGTTGTTCTAAATGTGTCAGTGTATGTCCTATGGGCTTAGAACCTTATTTGTTAGGTGCTTTGGCCGAACATGTAGATTTTGAGAGAATGGAAAAGGAAAAAATCATGGACTGCATCGAATGCGGTTCCTGCCAATTTACCTGTCCCACTAACCGTCCGCTACTCGATTATTGCCGTTTAGGTAAATCTAAAGTAGGTGGAATGATTCGCGCACGACAAGCTAAATAA
- a CDS encoding RnfABCDGE type electron transport complex subunit G gives MKKLESSLRNMLLVLTGVTALSVALLAYVNELTKGPIADANAKTLNEALKSVVPAFTNNPVAECDTIFSEKEGKKIVDFIIYPAKNGEQLVGTAVESKSLGFGGELKVLVGFDAEGKIYNYSLLAHAETPGLGSKAVDWFKEGHKGNIKGMDPGKKPLTVSKDGGEVDAITASTITSRAFLKAVNAAYTAYTAKASVSDATSGATQHVEYTDSVSAKK, from the coding sequence ATGAAGAAACTAGAATCATCTTTAAGGAATATGTTGCTGGTACTAACCGGAGTAACAGCTCTATCAGTAGCTCTATTGGCATATGTGAATGAACTAACCAAAGGGCCTATAGCCGATGCTAATGCAAAGACCCTGAATGAGGCTTTGAAAAGCGTAGTGCCTGCCTTTACTAATAATCCGGTAGCAGAATGTGATACGATCTTTAGTGAAAAAGAGGGCAAGAAGATTGTCGACTTTATCATTTATCCGGCTAAGAATGGCGAACAGTTGGTTGGAACTGCCGTTGAATCAAAATCATTAGGCTTTGGTGGTGAACTGAAAGTACTTGTAGGTTTTGATGCCGAAGGAAAGATTTATAACTATTCTCTATTGGCACATGCTGAAACTCCCGGTCTGGGCTCTAAAGCTGTAGACTGGTTCAAAGAAGGTCATAAAGGGAATATCAAGGGGATGGATCCCGGAAAGAAACCGTTGACTGTGAGCAAAGATGGGGGAGAAGTAGATGCGATTACTGCTTCAACCATTACCTCTCGTGCGTTTTTGAAAGCTGTCAATGCAGCATATACTGCTTATACAGCTAAAGCCTCGGTTAGTGATGCGACTTCCGGTGCAACTCAACATGTAGAATATACTGATTCAGTCAGTGCTAAAAAATAA
- a CDS encoding electron transport complex subunit E, giving the protein MNNFKVLMNGIVKENPIFVLLLGMCPTLGTTSSAINGMGMGLATMFVLVCSNVVISSIKNLIPDMVRIPSFIVVIASFVTLLQMVMQAYVPALYATLGLFIPLIVVNCIVLGRAEAFAAKNNPLVSMFDGLGMGLGFTIALTLLGAVREILGTGKVFNLTVFPESYGMLVFVLAPGAFIALGYLIALINRFKKA; this is encoded by the coding sequence ATGAATAACTTTAAAGTTTTGATGAATGGGATTGTAAAAGAGAATCCTATTTTTGTGCTCCTGCTCGGTATGTGTCCCACACTTGGAACTACTTCGTCGGCTATTAACGGCATGGGCATGGGGTTGGCAACAATGTTTGTACTTGTATGCTCTAATGTGGTAATATCTAGTATTAAGAACCTGATCCCCGACATGGTGCGCATACCTTCCTTTATTGTGGTTATTGCCTCTTTCGTAACTTTACTGCAAATGGTGATGCAAGCTTATGTGCCTGCGTTGTATGCTACTTTGGGATTGTTTATTCCCCTAATCGTGGTAAACTGTATTGTGTTAGGGCGTGCAGAAGCTTTTGCAGCTAAAAACAATCCGTTGGTTTCCATGTTCGACGGTTTGGGAATGGGACTAGGTTTCACTATTGCCTTAACTCTTTTGGGAGCAGTTCGTGAAATATTGGGTACCGGTAAAGTGTTCAACCTGACTGTTTTCCCTGAAAGTTATGGTATGCTTGTCTTTGTACTCGCACCCGGAGCCTTCATCGCATTAGGATACCTTATCGCACTAATTAATCGTTTTAAGAAAGCATAA